From Cydia strobilella chromosome 3, ilCydStro3.1, whole genome shotgun sequence:
TCTCACCAGCTTATACCTATACACTTATATTCATAAAatgtatggacggtatagaaaggacgacaatctcttatggcagaactattgcaaaagtgatcagctttcagctgtaaatgaTAGTTCCCAATCTCTCCgttggcgctagttaggctctgggacatgagtataacatgaaccatataaagcaacaaataacccgaccaaagtgcgtaggttgtttttggtagtatttcggtgtatggtggtgccgcctaattactgttttttgatggacacttttcatacatagagatttggctcctttatatagtctccatgataaaatgtttatttgtttaattccCCCCCTTCCTCAGATAAACGTGTGTTTTGTCTCTTTCCAACATACACATTTGTCGTAATGGCCGATAGGCATAAACAAATTGGTACTACATACAAACTTTTTTCTAAGGGAGGCTCGActcgaaataaagtataaataaagttacgagctaataaaaatgtatgtattaaaaaagtctTTTTCTGATAATTTGAGTCATCTAGTGATAAGCAGAactcaatattaatataatatattaagataatacaacaaattaataaaaggtACCTATTTACAGTCAGCCGCAGAAGTAAAGGTATTCTTAACACAacctttattagttttattactaaGAGAATAAGAGAGCGTGCAGTCATTTTGAACTCCCCACCCACTTAGCTACCATTTTCTGCTGCAGCCTACTACCTTTAGATTGTCTTGGCAAAGGCGCTACCAAGCACTCAGATATTAGAAATGTAAATACAGATTACGATAAATACAGCAAATACATTGGCTACAATGCCGCAGAGACCGATTTGTATGCATAAAAGCCGTCATATAACGAATTTACGaaataacttacaaaaaaatgtatcttTTCGGTCATTAATTTGGAAAACAGGCTTTAAGTACATGATAATAATGTCGATATTGAAAAGTAACACGGATTAAGATAAGAGAATGAGATAATAGGCGGTATATTAGCGAATGCACGACTGTCATGACTCCGAACTGAACCGTGACCGATCCGAATACGAGCCGTATACGTGAAACTTAATCAAACTAAACAAAATAACAACATTaacgttaataataatattaacgtTGCGAACCTATTTAGCaggtatattataaaaatgtcttCTACGTGATTCCGACGGATATCTAAGTTTCCTGgtatctggcatccaaaaaactgaGAGAGCCTCGGATGCAGACGTCCAACCAAATGTATTGTATGTTTAACGTCAAAAAGGGGCAGATTAATATAGGAAATGAAATAGAAACAACCTGGATTAAATTGACAtaagtcatagacatagtatagtagttatagacatgaaaccgagcgaccaggggtaagagaaagacatattcatgactgactcttatacatttcgctatttcgccatcgcctcctacttatgctgccataacccgaccatgaaacaaaatacccggtcggtgataaggacaaagcatggcactattttctctttcctcttataggaatcgcaataagactatctttctctatcaaagagtgtcaggcccttgacatAAGTATAATAACAACTATGTTTCAGAAAAAAAGGTAATCCAATCCACCGGACAGCTGTGTCAGATACGGCTCGGTGTAACATGCGCCTTTCTTATCGCTACATGTCGGCGTTGTGACACTACCCTAATTTCCATGCTAAATACCACTCGGACGATTTCCATGAATAATTTCGGTGGAAATTTTGTTACTAATTTGTTGTTTGATACTTACGTCTAATCAGCCGTATTACAAACTGTAATGactatatttacattttaaaattgaatactGAATATAGCATTGTTATTTGTAGCAAAGATACTCTCACTCGTGTATTTAAATAGAACTTGGCATCATAATTTCCATTATGAACTACGGAGCACAGACTTGGTCCTTGAAAAAGTTCAGAAATCCACCAGGTTTGTCGTCGCGCCATGGCCATGGAACGCAGTACTCTCGGCGTGAAGTTGACCGATCGCATCAAAAACACTATACTACTTTACGCTCCAAAACCAGAATAGCTCACGTGGCTGTAACAGCCGCCAAGCtcaagtgggactgggcgggaaaCGCTAAAACAACCACCAATTGGCCCGCACAAAATCGAACCCGGGGTCGCGGCAAACCTTGACGGCGTTGGCGAGATGATATTGACGCCTTTGATAAGAATTAAGTAGTGCGAGACGGGTCAAGGGAGGAAGGAGgaaggaggcctttacccagcaATAGGGATACTCTAgactcatataaataaataaataaataaaatcataattttaaccctttttagggttttgtaggagtttcgccatgtccgtctgtccgtccgtccgcggctttgctccgtgatcctTAGAGAAAGTTGCAATTTGGcttggatacataaatcatgcatggcgacggaacggtaaaataaaaactagaaagaaacattttttttagggGACCTCCTTTAGATAACTTGGTATCattaatatactagcttttgcccgcgacttcgtctgcgtggacttagtaaccccagctagagtaagaatagcgcctggagaaaatcttatagcaattattcaatttgagcatattatgcacacaaatcagcagacacttcattaattatctcaattccaccccgctttttactttcttaagggatgattttcgggataaaaactatcctatgtccttctcagggactcaacgtatctctatgccaaatttcatctaaatcgatgaATGAACTTTCGTCAACTGACTTTGCGCAGCATATTAAAAGTCGTATTATACTAAAATGATTAtgggtatgtacctatacatacaacCTCATTGATTATATTCGATTCAATCTTACAAATATAAGATTGAATCGAATATAAACAAAAGAAGAGGCGTAACATGTATCAGTTTATGCCATCTATTCTGACTTGACacgttttttatataaatatataaaaattataaagaaaattagTACTACTTTTTTATATGCCGGGTCAGTTACAAATAAATTGACACCAGCATTGGTTTCGATTAGGCTAAAAGACGCTATAACTTAAcataacgttaaaaaaatacttcttcCTTAAACAACCCAATACTGTAATCCCTTCTCAAACTTTTAAGTATCTGAAGATTAAATTGTCTAATAATTTGCGCGGGTGTTTTGCAATTATAATTTGTTGCTTATGCTCTAAAATGTTTGGAAACAgaaatatattaacaaattactttcgacctatgaaaatattttgatttaagcAAATTCAATCAAATACTAATAGACCTAATGGTACAGTtacctaataaaaattataaaattatatagtgACGGATTCAGCATATCAAGTACAGTCTGCATAAAAAGTAGCATATCaaactatgcgtcaaaagtagCATATCAAACCATGCGTCAAAAGAAAGATACCAAGACACTTTTAAGATACCTTtttgacgccgtgtcaaacacaaaagctccAGACAGAATCCAGACGTCACAAGACATCACCAatgtgtcaaaactgaaattgaacaatatgtataatatgcatgtaggtctatgttgctctgtggtctatgaccgattaaccGGTCTTtagcgttgaacctacggtgcgtataaaTCGAtcattggcgttcaaaaggttaagatTAACGGAAAAGTAGAACGTTTAGACTGCGGAATATACTTTTCACGTCACCTACtcggaaaagggctttttcATCCCTGCTACGAGAGATCAGGGGCACTTTTCTTCTCTGCtaagagggatcaaagtaacacttttttgTTCTAGGCCactatttttatattcttttgcatactattttttaggcttaaataatattttgaaacaacAATTtgctcataggtgatgtgaataGCACtggtatgtgtcacatggtagcaaatatttacatcttgggcgtaacacacttgaacccctcactacgctcaggattctattttagaatccctaaATACTCCCGGGATTCTACTATaaaatccttcgcttcgtttaggatcgAATTATACGCCCGCcgtaatatgtcattttgctcccttgtgacacaatctactatttgaaCGCGAGCCGTGACAAATAATACATTGGCTTTATTACCATTTGCTTTTTTCTCTTTCCAGTAATGATCATcctcttcatcttctcaaaagTGGCGGTCCTTAAGGTCGTCTCCGTGTTCCTGTTCATGGCCTTCTTCCAGAAGTTCTGCTACATCATCGGCCTCCTCATCAGCTACTTCATGAAGAGCCGCGAGGCCATGAAGCCTGTGACCTCCCCGTCTACCCTGTACGGACCCCCGACCGACTATAACACTATAGGGTACAGCTACGGACCCCCTGAGAGCGAACAGTTTACGCACCCTGAGAATCCCGGTTCCGGGTTTCCGGATTTGGGCAATTTCAATTGGCCATTTAAGAGGAATTAGAATATTCAATGTATTTGttaagtatttattgtattaaataagtagttataagtttttatatattctTTTTATTATCAACTACTATTGCAGAGCAGTCTACTACTACTTTACTATCATATCATGACTTCCGCACCAACGTGTCCATACTACAGGAGCTCGGCATCACACAGCGTTTATCGACCGTAGTACAGTCGCGTATACTACAGTACTTTGGACATGTCTCTAGGCGAGAAAACGACTCCATAGAGCGACTGGTCGTACAAGGCAGAATGGAGGGAACCAGATCGCGCGGCAAATCACCTATGCGCTGGACTGACCAAATAAAGTCCGCAGTGGGAAACCGCGTATCTGAGTGTGCTattagacagtctgccaacagggAGAGATGGCGGGAGATCGTGTGAAGAGCTGTGTTCGCCTCTACTACCGATGCGGACGCCTCAACGTGACCACGACCGCTCTGTCAAGAGCGATACGACAGAGAAGAAGAACCATATCATGGGTGTATTGTACGAAGTTGTTAATATACAGGGCTGCCGCTGCACAAAGCGGCAGATTTCCGATTATAATCATTCATcgttttgttttggttttatttatgttttagcTTTATTTTAAATCGGAAATCTGCAACTGAACACCAGGGGATACCCCCAAGCCTTAACTAGATATagttaagagtccgcagcaagctcggccgaattttaccttcccatacaaacggagttttgttctcattttaaaaatacgtcttgtcattttaaaaatgcGGCTAACGTCATTTTATCATagaccaggggcccatttctcaaaagcttgtaacttgaaAATTGTACTATAGGTACAAgcagatgtcactttttgacagattttgttagaaagggacttccacttgtatccacaagctacaagcttttgagaaacgggccccaggacatttctcgaacggtattagtctaatattattagttcacgaacaggggcccatttctcgaacggtattagtctactattattagtgtgttgccatggtaacccgtacgatttgacagttcgtggactaataatattagtctaataccgtttgagCAATGGGCCCCAGGATCTCTAGAACAGTGTCGTATTCATAAATTATTAGACCGCagtttgatttttagggttccgtacccaaagggtaaaaacgggaccctattactaagactccgctgcccgtctgtccgtctgtctgtcaccaggctatatctcatgaaccgtgatagctagacagtttgaaaaatttcacagatgatgtatttctgttgccgctaaaacaacaaatactaaaaagtacggaaccctcggtgcgcgagtccgactcgcacttggccggttttcgtAGGTATCCGGGTGAAACGGGACCACTTTCAGTCTGGCAACATCGGGTTTTTAAAGGCGTAGGAATGACTAGATTGCAGTTTGACTATTTGGTCTATTAAAGAAATTGACAGTTACATCGGCCGCGTTcacgccgcagcagtaatgctgccaCAGTAACGCAGCTGTAGTTGCCATTTGAATGTCACCTTTAGTCTAAAAATACCATTTTACGAGTGTTTCTATTAACAAAACCTCTTATTTAGCGAGACTGCAAACACGATTACAACccttttgataatattaaattgCCGCTCCACCCTCCCTTGTAAATGTGCAAAAGTAATTAAAGcgatatttatttacagaatgAACAATTTTGAATGTAGACATTTGCGCGTTATTTTCTACAACAGTCGTAGGTTCTTTAACAATTCACATACGcaacaaaaatatttgtttttaattattataaagttaatagttagaccaagataagtctgcagcgattttgatagcacacgcagtgcaagtgtcatttatacgtcataatttcatagaagtttgaagtttaaaataatacttgcattgcgtatgctatcaaaatcgctgcagacttttcttggtctaaagAGTTAGACCAGGATAGGTACTTCAGTTCCCTCACTATGAGTTTTACGCGGCCTACGCTAGCGATCGTGTCGACTTaaacgcagtgcatctcgcttgtCACCTCAGTACGAGGAAGATGCATTGTGAGTTCGTTTACGCAGTAACAACACGTGAGCCagacgaatttaaaaaaataaagctagGTGGTCTGAAGTATACTGAGAGCCAGCAGCGAAAATCTATATTTCGGTATCTGGCATGCTGTGATACAGGCAAACAGACAAACGAACCGACGAAGTGTTTCTGGAAATAGGCCCTGTTTTCATTAAACGATGAACTTGGAATaatctattaaatatattaaaaacaggtcactcacgtatatTTTTCACACCACATGCTCGACATTGCCCAATTATATACCATGCAAATCTCACCTAAAGTTATACTAAGCTCGGAATAACCTACCATCAGGTGTTTTTATTGGATGCGGATCTGGATGCCACTGTGCGAGCGGGTTAAACCTCTATCCGTGCATAACtctgtctcgctcacacacctGTGTGGTGTGCGGATCCGACAaacgtattttaattttaataagagGATGTGAATACGATTTAGTCTATatatggatctgatctgtcagtgtggTGACATGGCTTTTACTCTCTGCAATATTGCACAGggcaaaagtgacgtttttggttgaagaaatgctacttttgacactgacagatcaatTCCATATATAAACCAAATCGAATTCACAtccttttattaaaatttgaattcaCCTGCGAGTTGTTATCGGATTCCGACTGCACCAGCGTTATGGTGCTCCTACACTGGCAGtcataattataatgttatataacataTGACAGAGACAACATAATAGTACGTGGTACGTGGCGTTTACGatatttttagtaataatttacttattaaattaattatttaaattacagcACTGTCTGATATGATtaaaaatgcatttccgttgGCATTAAGTTAAATGGTTCGAGAACTATTTTTGTACGGTTGTCATTGGTCATTGCTCGAATAACGTTTCAATATTCGATTTCTATTGGTTCATGGATCGGGTGGCGCCATTTTGCATTGCAGttgtttttagttttctttCGTTCGGATTCATTCCGTTATGAGCACTCGAGCTGTGAACACcgttaaataaattgtattggTGATGGTTGATGGTTATTGTGGAAATGGGAATGAAAGCAGAGTTAAACGTATACGAGTACGGAAGGTTATAAGAAAGGATTTTATTTGAGAGTGTTATATTATGTTGTCCTTGTAAGGATAAATAAACTGCCAGTATACTATAGTTAGacaaagaaaagtctgcaacgattttcatAGTATACACAGTGCAAGTGTTGTTTGTAACGTCAACTGCGTATGCTACCAAAATCGTTgcacacttttcttggtctaaccctACCATACTACTGCAGTATTGCGTCACGACATTGTTAGTCATTGAACTGACTGCTgcaaatgttaaaaatacgaCCACCAACTTAGATTCTGACATTTGCTTCAGCAGCAAACTGCAGTCTGGATCCGAATGATACCTTTAGCGCGATAAACGTGTAGAGCATGAACTCCGAATATGTTCCCGTACCCGCCCTGCATACCAATGCACAGGATCAGAGTTTTATCTAAGTCTAACTCAATATCTAATTAACTGACTTGTATTTGGTTAGGCTGTTTGGGTAGAAATTGTGATTTAACGTATAGATAACATAAGAAGTAAATTGAGTACGTGACCAGGTACGGTGTTATCTGTAGGCTGGCTGAAGCGTAGACCAATTATGTACAAGgttgtaggtacttattggAAACGCGACGAATTGAAGATCAAGATTCTTAGAAATTGAAATTGGAAAAAATGATTGATTTGGATTATTTCCTAGCATTTTGTCCAATATACAACCAAACACACCCAATCCCTTGAGGAAAGGGACggccggttctccatacaaacatagtccccattttcctctctagataatGACATtatggtaaatatttttacataatttcatGTAGGTATATTGACCATGGCATGGAAAAAAGTCCAACGAAAACGAATTAGAAGCCGATTTCattcaattttttaaatgcttctaacttataataattaaaaattcggaAATAGCAAACGTAGGGACACTGTAGTTGGTGTAATTAGGTGATTTTAGGTCTGAAAACCTCACATTCAATGTCAATATAAAAACGCAAACTCGGGACTGAATCAATTACAACCTATTCGTAGAATAAGTATATTTTGATCGGCAACGGGTATGTGACACCACGGGTACATATTGTGGTTACGTGCAtcgtgtagtaaaaaaaaaatttactagaATACATTTTTGAACAACAAACAAAACTAATTTTAACCAAGGCACTGCGAAAATAGTTTTGACTGAAAATATTCAGTTAAAAAGTTCACCGATGCTTAAAGAGGCTGAACCTACATGTCAGGTCCCGGAATTCCTAAATTGTATACAGTCTTGTATACAATTTAGgagtgacgttttcaaccaaaaggtaccacattgtcgcttgtcgataaggttgatttctaattgaattgaagctatatggaaatagcgccttactgacaagcgacaataagtacccttttggttgaaaatggcacatatgtgcatttccgttgccagggagattttgggattatacagagcaacttttactatgcgaccaaccccgaaatgctggtccattttctatgggagggtcaatttgtttttcgcgatttcatgtttggtcccatagtaaaagttgctcagtataatcccaaaatctccctggcaacaggaatgcacatTTTTTGGCCACATTTTTGGAAATAAACTTTTAACTAAGGcaaacgcgttttcacttaaAACGTTTTTACGGTTACATATACAATCTATAAAGTATACCAGAAGCctaaaaagataaaattaatCAATGTGGATATCAGATAAGTTCCTAGTAAATTATAAGAATTTGAGCGAACaggattaattttataatttatctaTCGCTTATAATGGCTTCGTGCTTACGCCAACGAacgaatataataaaataacgatAGCTTGATATGCAGTTGCGTTTTACAGAAAACGAACCCAATTACTGCAGATACGTATTATAATGTACGGCGGTTAAGTAGAGTTGGCTCGCTGTGTTGGgttctttaatattaatttttttattctctaaattacaataaattcgCTTACATGAGAAATATACATACTAAGTTTTAGCATGCAGTATTTAACAATAAGGttatcgaacgagcgagcgaagcgaagagaagttcttacattcaattTGGAACACGCGGCCGGCTATATAGGTATAGGGGCTGGTGGACAATAACTTAGTAAagttctaatttaaatgaaattgggcAAACGTGTAGTTGaggacattatattttagtgaTTAAGttatgagcaggctcgatcaaggGGTTATTGAGCCAGAAGAGATTAGAAGGCTAAAAATCAATTTGTGAGGGGTCTTGCATTCTGGTTATattatttgcaagaaagtatggACGAGTTTGGTATCAAATTAAAGTGCTCAGgttacacatttataatattgtttttgaatttaccattttaaaataattagcaagataaaaacgaaatacaaataacataatataggtatttgacACTTGACAAGAAAGATTACGGCTTACGGCTTACCACACacatacagtttattttaatttctataaTGACCTAAATCCAGGGGGAGGGGACACTTAGAAATGTAGTTAACATTAGTAAAGACGGAGGTGATTTCTTTTAATTGGGTCGACAACCTACTTTTGCGTAAAGTTGACTTACtatttactatacatatattattatactctttgcttACTATTATGCAAACTACGTCACCAGATGTCACAataaaattgatacaatttATAGGCATGAATACAACATTAAGAAGGTTGTATACCTCGTACGTCAAGACCtttctttattcataatgtTGTTACATGGTTGTTACCTAGCAACTGTTATTTACTGTTACTGTCAGAagaaataattatcataaaaagAGATATGAATATGATTGATACGAACTTCCGATCCGGGGTTTTCGATTCTTTGCCGACTACAGggcgatcaatccaaatgggtcagggaggagaagtcagaaactatgagagatagcgacatctgttcttaggaaccatggcttcgattttcgatttaataataatagcatttttttttttaaatctttcatATAACCttatatttttaggatcaattatacaaacaaatactacacgcgattacataaagaatattgatcATTTTTATCCCTTAAGTtttatccctattcaccccagccatccctattcacccggttgacggtatgtgatggcttcccttttgcacgattcaattattttaaagcgTGAGCGTCATTCTAGACCTGTGATTTTAAACATAGAAACACCCCTGATTTCAAAGTTTGCTGCAGCGTAGGTGTGggcgatgtcactgtcaatctccttaataaaatgagtgacggattgaacgtttTTATCGCGACAGCAGTGCAGCGACGAAAGCAGCGCCAttaatcaaggaaattgacattgACAATGCCCGCGTCAATCGCTGAAGCAGCGAGGCTGCTGCAATCGCCATGCGAATGTATTGACCTCTACAAACGTCACGATAATCGCATACGATTTGCAACACATTGTGCAATTGATCGATCAATTGAATTCGTTGCTTCTACgtaagggcttattacacttatCCTGCCTTCGGACGGCTAACGATGGGCCGCGACGTCGGCCCCGATATCGGGCTAAAGGATCGATTTCCGTTTCACCAAATATTAGCACATCGTTTACAATATTTCTTGATGAGAAAAAATAGTTCAACTGCAAAAATATCATACATGAAAAAAATTTTGCAATACGAGACAGTGTTTCTTACAtgtcaaatatattgttaacgatgtttttatatttcgtgaaacgGAAAACTATCTTGCTCGGGCGGGACGTCGGTGGCGACGCCGGCTACGATCGTAAGTGTAATAAGCTTTTAGCCCGCATTTATATAAAATCGCGTACCATTTGTTGCAAGGTCTATAGAAGCCTTAACCTGTATTTATACCCAATCTTTTGAGCCAATTTTACCCTATTGAGGAACAAAAGCTTCAATGGAAACATCTAAGGATTAGAAACCCGAATTTTATATATAACAGACATCAAACAtgaaacggaaccctaataataataatacgttttttttaGTTGCCCGAAACGAATACAAGCAATTTGGCTCGTTAATCCACAAAAagctttttttaatacattctTCTTGGTAAgaggtttattttatattgcgtcttatttttaaccgacttcaagatttcaaaggaggaggttctcaattcggttgtatgttttttttttgtttttttttttttttttaaatgtttgttactccataactccgtcatttctggaccgattttgaaaattctttttttgattgtaagtatatacatacagattggtctcgtttttgtcaaaaagcagttctgatgatgggatccatgaggaatcgagggaactcctcaaatgttaaaggcatacatatagtgattttagtattttcatcaacaaatcaagcacttacatttaaaaaagtgacatttgatgaagtggaactgctgatgatgatcagaacggaactcttcaatgacgcatagttcacgtttggcgatttgtcctcttcgttatgtttgttaagcaagttaggttttcaagaaacatttttgtcaagctcgagttctgatgatgggatccatgaggaatcgagggaactcctcaaatatgaaaggcatacatatagtgatttttgtatttttataaacaaatcgagcacttccattttaaaaagtgacatttgatgaagtggaactgctgatgatgatcagaacggaactcttcaatgacgcatagttcacgtttggcgatttgtcctcttcgttatgtttgttaagcaagttaggtttacaagaaacatttttgtcaagctcgagttctgatgatgggatccatgaggaatcgagggaactcctcaaatgtgaaaggcatacatatagcgatttttgtatttttatcaacaaatccagcatttccattttaaaaagtgacatttgatgaagtggaactgctgatgatgatcagaatggaactctttaatgacgcatagtttacgtttggcgatttgtcgacttctttatgtttgttaagcaacttaagtttttaagacatatttttgtcaagctcgagttctgatgatgagacccacgaggaaccgagggaactcctcaaatgtgaaaggcatacatatagtgatttttgtatcaacaaatccagcatttacatttaaaaaagtgacatttgatgaagtggaactgttgatgatgatcagaatggaactattcaatgacacatagttcacgtttggcgatttgttctcttccttatggacccaaacccaaacttggacccggactcggacccggacccgggtctgaacatggaccccaactcggacccggacccgtaccgaac
This genomic window contains:
- the LOC134756164 gene encoding uncharacterized protein LOC134756164 — its product is MLKSIIFFSTLLVCCYCEDNSLIDEARAKKKKSVARLWIMIILFIFSKVAVLKVVSVFLFMAFFQKFCYIIGLLISYFMKSREAMKPVTSPSTLYGPPTDYNTIGYSYGPPESEQFTHPENPGSGFPDLGNFNWPFKRN